TTGCGGTGGCCGTGCCCCAGGGCGCAACGCGGGCCGCTCCCTTCCCGACATCAAGGATTTCACCATGCGGATCGACCGGCGAATCGTCTTCGCGGGACTGCGCAATGCCGTGTTCGGCGGGCGCTTGTCTCAGGCGCAGGTGGAGGGCGTGGAGGCGGTGCTGACACGATTTTCCGCGCGTGGCTGGGCCGATCCACGCTGGCTGGCTTACATGCTGGCGACCGCACATCACGAGACGGGTGGCAGCATGCAGGCCGTGCGCGAGACCTTCGCGGCAACCGACGAGGCGGCGGTGGAGAGGCTCGAACGGGCCTTCCGCGCCGGCAGGCTGCCGACGGTCAAGACGCCCTATTGGCGGCGGGATGCGCAGGGGCGAAGCTATTATGGCCGCGGGCTGGTGCAGATCACCCATCGTGAGAATTACCAGACGATGAGCCGGGTGACCGGGCTCGACCTGGTGGCCGAGCCGGATCTGGCGTTGAGGCTCGACGTGGCGGCGACAATCCTGGTGGTCGGCATGACCGAGGGGCTGTTTTCGGGCGCACGCCTGGCGGATTTCTTCTGCGGCATGAAGGCCGACTGGACCGGGGCGCGGAAGATCGTCAACGGGACGGACCGGGCAGGCAAGATCGCGGTGACGGCGAGGACCTTCGATGCCGCGAT
This DNA window, taken from Peteryoungia algae, encodes the following:
- a CDS encoding glycoside hydrolase family 19 protein, with product MRIDRRIVFAGLRNAVFGGRLSQAQVEGVEAVLTRFSARGWADPRWLAYMLATAHHETGGSMQAVRETFAATDEAAVERLERAFRAGRLPTVKTPYWRRDAQGRSYYGRGLVQITHRENYQTMSRVTGLDLVAEPDLALRLDVAATILVVGMTEGLFSGARLADFFCGMKADWTGARKIVNGTDRAGKIAVTARTFDAAIRAGLVV